In one window of Chryseobacterium sp. JV274 DNA:
- a CDS encoding PH domain-containing protein, which yields MSEKSRLDEIREELKRLDISPTIFARKEIHELPDILSAHEKIVYLVEGRNKINNHHIILVATDRRLIFVDKEFMYGLKVEDFSYSKISSIQYETAFLLASIDIQVTDDVVEIDGVGKYHAELFCERVRDFMSQPEVSVQNTPEPSVLDQLEQLGRLKEIGVLSEEEFLDQKKKLMEKLS from the coding sequence ATGAGTGAAAAATCAAGACTTGACGAAATAAGAGAGGAACTTAAAAGACTGGATATCAGTCCTACTATATTTGCCCGAAAGGAAATTCATGAGCTGCCGGATATTCTTTCAGCACACGAAAAAATTGTCTATCTCGTTGAAGGCAGAAATAAAATAAACAATCATCATATCATTTTAGTAGCTACAGACAGAAGATTGATCTTTGTCGATAAAGAATTCATGTACGGGTTGAAAGTAGAAGACTTTTCTTACAGCAAAATAAGCTCAATACAATATGAAACAGCATTTTTACTGGCTTCTATAGATATTCAGGTTACGGATGATGTTGTAGAGATTGATGGAGTAGGAAAGTACCATGCTGAACTGTTTTGTGAAAGGGTAAGAGATTTCATGTCCCAGCCTGAAGTATCTGTTCAGAATACACCTGAACCTAGTGTTCTAGACCAACTCGAACAGTTAGGAAGATTAAAAGAAATCGGAGTGCTTAGCGAGGAAGAATTTTTGGATCAAAAGAAGAAACTAATGGAGAAACTGTCATAA
- a CDS encoding GNAT family N-acetyltransferase, with translation MKNKVSAEIVENWLKGWCLSREVSFPVQYKSGFHVMVGDETQKERFVFPQLNDDFYQLADSIDEPWIYLKVSTSPEEFIGKIPERWKLQSQGYMMTCSHPMNFPEISLAEGYYLEFSEYNTTFVVRIVAENGEQASIGRVSLINGVAVYDRIITEKNHQRKGLASFLLKELEKIALSKGFTNNLLVATEEGKLLYETLGWKMYCLHSSIVIPSET, from the coding sequence ATGAAGAACAAAGTATCGGCAGAAATCGTAGAAAATTGGCTTAAAGGATGGTGTTTATCAAGAGAAGTCTCTTTTCCTGTTCAGTATAAATCCGGATTCCACGTGATGGTGGGAGATGAAACACAAAAAGAGCGTTTTGTATTTCCTCAACTTAATGATGATTTTTACCAACTTGCAGATTCAATTGATGAGCCCTGGATTTATCTCAAAGTATCTACATCTCCTGAAGAATTTATAGGGAAGATTCCTGAAAGATGGAAACTGCAGTCACAAGGATATATGATGACCTGTTCTCACCCGATGAATTTCCCGGAAATCAGTCTTGCAGAAGGGTATTACTTAGAATTTTCTGAGTATAACACAACTTTTGTTGTCAGGATTGTAGCAGAGAATGGGGAACAGGCTTCTATAGGCCGTGTCTCTCTTATCAATGGTGTGGCTGTATATGACAGGATTATTACCGAAAAAAATCATCAAAGGAAAGGGCTTGCTTCTTTTTTATTGAAAGAACTTGAGAAGATCGCTTTATCAAAAGGATTTACAAATAATCTTTTAGTGGCAACAGAAGAAGGAAAGCTGTTGTACGAAACATTAGGCTGGAAGATGTATTGCTTGCACAGTTCTATTGTAATTCCATCTGAAACATAA
- a CDS encoding PH domain-containing protein, translated as MSNNCALCKTELTSMDTLLGANKLSDGNVLCNKCLNQTSNINEELLYNLNKFSIDDINDMLKTENKETVLPVAAVVQNLPVMVEPDSSQISKEVYKRRQRKIKFELEKLNANLSMFTKGEIKELPYLISEEEQIIAITDAQFVNTLDAGVLVATPKRMISVSKGMFGAAKINDYRNETIKSVSFVTDPRSPIIKLHLDERVVEFECYMDKEDAETFYDTIKAMYNNPKEQPLKQIDTTGKSVSQPSEEIFNQLEKLGKLRENGILTDAEFAEQKKKLLEQL; from the coding sequence ATGAGTAATAATTGTGCATTGTGTAAAACAGAATTAACCTCTATGGATACGCTTTTGGGAGCTAATAAGCTTTCAGATGGCAACGTTTTATGCAATAAATGTTTGAATCAGACGAGCAATATCAATGAAGAATTGCTGTACAATCTTAATAAATTCAGTATTGATGATATTAATGACATGTTGAAAACAGAGAATAAAGAAACGGTTTTGCCAGTGGCAGCGGTAGTTCAAAATCTCCCTGTGATGGTAGAGCCTGATTCAAGCCAAATTTCAAAAGAAGTTTATAAACGGAGACAACGCAAAATAAAATTTGAACTGGAGAAGCTGAATGCCAATCTTTCCATGTTCACCAAAGGAGAGATCAAAGAACTTCCTTATCTGATTTCCGAGGAGGAACAAATAATTGCCATTACAGATGCTCAGTTTGTCAATACATTGGATGCAGGAGTATTGGTGGCAACCCCAAAAAGAATGATTTCTGTATCAAAAGGAATGTTTGGTGCAGCAAAGATTAATGATTACCGTAATGAAACCATAAAGTCGGTAAGCTTTGTAACAGATCCGAGATCTCCGATAATTAAACTGCATTTGGACGAAAGAGTAGTTGAGTTTGAATGCTATATGGATAAAGAAGATGCTGAGACGTTCTATGATACCATAAAAGCCATGTATAATAATCCTAAGGAACAACCTCTGAAACAAATTGATACCACGGGCAAAAGTGTTTCACAGCCATCAGAAGAAATTTTTAATCAGCTTGAGAAATTAGGAAAACTGAGAGAAAACGGAATCTTAACCGATGCAGAATTTGCAGAGCAAAAAAAGAAGCTGCTGGAGCAATTATAA
- a CDS encoding PH domain-containing protein yields MNTICALCGTPLTATDMSVGKNKLADGGYLCAGCFTKAVTINRDLIHNLDQFYFAEITGMILKSKIDANQNTGDPQYTGNSHYEYDAPTRLDEIKDQIVALNARLSVLANEEVNELANILDRDEKLLAIAEGIDLQNNREGIIFSTQKRVAFIDKKFLGGVVKNEFLLQDISSIDHIENLLYSILKINTYRGDAQFKLHNKNDGRAFSNVKNRSTNYSENELRRDSVPLQAFSQTIPDLVQENVYSTDKGDSGAIFEQLEKLGKLKEIGVLTEGEFAEQKKKLLDKL; encoded by the coding sequence ATGAACACTATTTGCGCATTGTGCGGAACACCGCTAACGGCAACAGATATGTCTGTAGGTAAAAATAAACTTGCTGATGGTGGTTATTTGTGTGCCGGATGCTTTACTAAAGCCGTTACTATCAACAGAGACCTTATCCATAATCTTGATCAGTTTTATTTTGCAGAAATTACAGGAATGATTCTGAAAAGTAAAATTGATGCAAACCAAAATACCGGAGACCCTCAATATACAGGAAACAGCCATTACGAATATGATGCACCAACAAGGTTGGATGAAATAAAAGATCAGATTGTTGCTCTTAATGCAAGACTGAGTGTTCTTGCCAATGAAGAAGTGAATGAATTGGCAAATATTCTGGACAGAGATGAAAAATTGCTGGCTATTGCAGAAGGAATTGATCTTCAAAACAACAGGGAGGGAATTATATTTTCAACACAGAAAAGGGTTGCTTTTATTGATAAAAAATTTCTGGGTGGAGTTGTCAAGAATGAATTTCTCCTTCAGGATATTTCTTCCATTGATCATATTGAAAATCTTTTGTATTCAATTCTGAAAATCAATACCTATAGAGGTGATGCACAGTTTAAACTGCACAATAAAAATGATGGAAGGGCATTTTCCAATGTTAAAAACCGAAGTACGAACTATTCTGAAAACGAATTGAGAAGGGATTCAGTTCCACTGCAGGCATTTTCCCAAACAATTCCGGATCTGGTTCAGGAAAATGTTTATTCTACTGATAAAGGAGATTCCGGAGCGATTTTTGAGCAGCTGGAAAAATTGGGTAAACTCAAAGAGATTGGAGTGCTGACAGAGGGTGAATTTGCCGAACAAAAGAAAAAGTTACTTGATAAATTATAA
- the hisS gene encoding histidine--tRNA ligase: MKPSLAKGTRDFTAQEVSRRKYIINILQNNFELFGFQPLETPSFENLSTLTGKYGEEGDRLIFKILNSGDYTSEVNQEDWDNKNHQKLISQISEKALRYDLTVPFARFVAMNHGKLTFPFKRSQIQPVWRADRPQKGRYREFYQCDADVVGSESLLQEVELVQLYLKSFADLKVPVTIHMNNRKILSGLAEYAGITDKLIDFTVALDKLDKIGKEGVVKELLEREISQESIDKLDFLFSQSDDALENLLQLKEKFAGNEIGLKGVEELEYVLTQSLSLGVDMQNLVFNITLARGLDYYTGAIFEVKADEVAMGSIGGGGRYDNLTEVFGVKNIPGIGISFGLDRIYLVMEELNLFPEEASSKIEYLFANSGGEETIEALKLIMQLREKGISAELYPENAKINKQFTYAEKKGIKNMVFLGEEEIKNNTVTYKDLEAGEKKTVSLEEFLGL; this comes from the coding sequence ATGAAGCCAAGTTTAGCAAAAGGGACGAGAGATTTTACGGCACAGGAAGTTTCCAGAAGAAAATATATCATCAATATTTTACAGAATAATTTTGAATTATTCGGGTTTCAGCCATTGGAAACTCCAAGTTTTGAAAATCTTTCTACCTTGACAGGGAAATACGGAGAAGAAGGAGACCGTTTGATTTTTAAGATTTTAAATTCAGGAGATTATACTTCTGAAGTGAATCAGGAAGACTGGGATAATAAAAACCATCAGAAACTTATTTCTCAGATTTCAGAAAAAGCTCTTCGTTATGACCTTACTGTACCTTTTGCAAGATTTGTGGCAATGAATCACGGGAAACTGACATTTCCATTCAAACGTTCTCAGATCCAACCGGTTTGGAGAGCTGACAGGCCTCAGAAAGGAAGATACCGTGAGTTTTATCAGTGTGATGCAGATGTGGTAGGAAGTGAAAGCTTATTGCAGGAAGTAGAGCTGGTTCAGCTCTATTTAAAATCATTTGCTGATCTGAAAGTTCCTGTTACAATTCATATGAACAACAGAAAAATCCTTTCCGGATTGGCAGAATATGCAGGAATTACTGATAAACTGATTGACTTTACAGTAGCATTAGATAAGCTGGATAAAATCGGTAAAGAAGGAGTTGTAAAAGAATTACTGGAAAGAGAAATTTCTCAGGAATCTATTGACAAGCTGGATTTCCTGTTCAGCCAGTCTGACGATGCGCTGGAAAACCTTCTTCAACTGAAAGAAAAATTTGCAGGAAATGAAATTGGTCTGAAAGGAGTAGAAGAACTTGAATATGTTCTTACACAGTCTCTGAGCCTTGGTGTTGATATGCAAAATCTTGTATTCAATATTACCCTGGCAAGAGGACTGGATTATTATACCGGTGCTATCTTTGAAGTGAAAGCAGATGAGGTTGCTATGGGATCCATCGGTGGTGGAGGTAGATATGATAACCTTACAGAAGTATTTGGAGTTAAAAATATTCCGGGGATAGGAATTTCATTCGGATTAGACAGGATTTATCTGGTAATGGAAGAATTGAACCTTTTCCCTGAAGAAGCATCATCCAAGATCGAATATTTGTTTGCTAATTCTGGAGGAGAAGAAACAATAGAAGCCCTAAAGCTGATTATGCAGCTAAGAGAAAAAGGAATTTCGGCAGAATTATATCCTGAAAATGCAAAAATCAATAAGCAGTTTACTTACGCAGAAAAGAAAGGGATAAAAAATATGGTTTTCCTTGGTGAAGAAGAAATTAAAAATAATACTGTTACTTATAAAGATCTTGAAGCTGGTGAAAAGAAAACCGTTTCTCTTGAAGAGTTCTTAGGATTATAA
- a CDS encoding HRDC domain-containing protein — protein sequence MMKVKVFKIRLPEEFLYIDQKMLDDFLEANEIMKVETAFVSDERYWSVILYFEDLKLTKNTVKEPKAVKYSAENDFLNTDEEKILDALKLWRSEKAREQNLPTYFIASNKELISVAKYKPARKEELLEIKGFGKHKIENYGEEILEILESV from the coding sequence ATGATGAAAGTAAAAGTTTTTAAAATAAGACTTCCAGAAGAATTTCTCTATATAGATCAGAAAATGCTGGATGATTTCCTGGAAGCCAATGAGATTATGAAAGTAGAAACAGCTTTTGTAAGTGATGAGCGGTATTGGTCTGTAATATTGTATTTTGAAGATTTAAAACTGACAAAAAATACAGTTAAAGAACCAAAAGCAGTGAAATATTCTGCAGAGAATGATTTCCTGAATACAGATGAAGAAAAGATACTGGATGCACTGAAGCTTTGGCGGTCTGAAAAAGCCCGGGAACAGAATCTTCCCACATATTTCATCGCCAGCAATAAAGAGCTGATATCTGTAGCCAAGTATAAACCTGCCAGGAAAGAAGAATTGCTGGAGATCAAAGGATTTGGAAAGCATAAAATTGAAAATTATGGTGAAGAGATCCTTGAGATTCTTGAAAGCGTCTGA
- a CDS encoding single-stranded DNA-binding protein, protein MSLRNKVTLIGYTGKEVEMVNFDNGNIKASVSLATSDHYTNAKGEKVEETQWHNLIAFGKTAEIFEKYVSKGKEIAIEGKLTYRSYDDKDGMKRYVTEIRVDEILLLGGK, encoded by the coding sequence ATGTCACTAAGAAACAAAGTAACATTAATTGGTTACACAGGAAAAGAAGTTGAAATGGTAAACTTCGACAACGGAAATATAAAAGCAAGCGTATCCTTGGCAACAAGTGATCATTATACGAATGCGAAAGGAGAAAAAGTAGAAGAAACGCAATGGCACAATCTTATTGCTTTTGGGAAAACGGCCGAAATTTTTGAAAAATATGTTTCCAAGGGAAAAGAAATTGCCATAGAAGGAAAGCTTACCTACAGATCCTATGATGATAAAGACGGGATGAAGCGTTATGTCACAGAAATTCGTGTAGACGAGATTCTATTATTAGGAGGAAAATAA
- a CDS encoding arginase family protein, translated as MKRNINIFEFPLNLGLTKKEHETEPGVRKLPDWLRKFDFHSRIAPQNVFRLDAPEYSMDFDEESNVRNADPIIEYAKKQSDYILKNYEENTFNIILGGDCSILIGNAVALKKLGNFGLFYLDGHTDFIPPELSETGGAAGMDLAIITGTGHEKLTNIDGLKPYLSEENIFCCGNAETDDDEYVNQIVNSNIHYYDLYRLRENGFRKTAEDFLKMVNDKDLDGFFIHFDVDILKDEIMPAVDSRMEDGISYDDLREMLKPLFESPLCFGIEITILDPDYDENGTYTRPFVENLIQIIKNKED; from the coding sequence ATGAAAAGGAATATCAATATTTTTGAGTTTCCTCTCAATTTGGGACTTACAAAAAAGGAACATGAGACAGAACCCGGGGTTCGAAAACTTCCGGACTGGCTCAGGAAATTTGATTTTCATAGCAGAATTGCTCCTCAAAACGTTTTCAGGCTTGATGCTCCGGAATATTCCATGGACTTTGATGAGGAGTCAAATGTCAGAAATGCAGATCCCATTATTGAATATGCCAAAAAACAGTCTGATTATATTCTTAAGAATTACGAAGAGAATACATTCAATATTATCCTGGGCGGTGACTGCAGCATCCTGATTGGAAATGCTGTCGCTTTGAAAAAACTGGGAAACTTCGGGCTCTTTTATCTTGACGGCCATACCGATTTTATCCCTCCTGAACTTTCAGAAACCGGAGGTGCAGCAGGTATGGATCTCGCCATCATTACCGGAACCGGACATGAGAAACTGACCAATATTGATGGTTTAAAACCTTATTTATCTGAGGAAAATATTTTCTGCTGCGGAAATGCAGAAACAGATGATGATGAATATGTTAATCAAATCGTCAATTCCAATATTCATTACTATGATCTTTACCGTCTCAGAGAGAATGGTTTCAGGAAAACTGCTGAAGACTTTCTGAAAATGGTGAATGATAAAGATTTGGATGGCTTTTTCATTCATTTTGATGTGGATATTCTGAAAGATGAAATAATGCCGGCCGTAGACAGCAGAATGGAAGACGGAATTAGCTATGATGATCTCAGAGAAATGCTGAAGCCTTTATTTGAAAGTCCATTGTGTTTTGGGATAGAGATTACTATTTTAGATCCTGATTATGATGAAAACGGAACGTATACCCGCCCATTTGTAGAAAATTTAATTCAAATTATAAAAAATAAAGAAGACTAA
- a CDS encoding HPP family protein yields MKKTIKRTFRVSKYVIYKETLVDYKEHFWSFLGAFFGIGIIAFIQSHSLTETENIFLIGSFGASSVLIYGAIQSPLAQPRNLVGGHVLSALVGVTVYQFVPDIIWLSAPLAVAFSIVLMQYTKTLHPPGGATALIAVSSTGKIPELGYWYVISPVLSGCIILLLVALFFNNITPNRSYPTHSRFMRLLRKRHAHPHKIKK; encoded by the coding sequence ATGAAGAAGACTATAAAAAGAACATTCAGAGTTTCCAAGTATGTAATCTATAAAGAAACGCTTGTTGATTACAAAGAACATTTCTGGTCATTTTTGGGTGCATTTTTCGGAATTGGAATCATTGCATTTATCCAGTCTCATTCGTTAACGGAAACTGAGAATATATTCCTGATCGGTTCTTTTGGGGCTTCAAGTGTTCTGATTTATGGAGCCATACAGAGCCCGCTGGCACAACCCAGAAATCTTGTAGGGGGACATGTACTGTCTGCATTGGTAGGGGTTACCGTCTATCAGTTTGTTCCGGATATTATCTGGCTTTCTGCTCCTTTGGCGGTAGCTTTTTCTATAGTATTGATGCAGTACACCAAAACCCTGCATCCGCCAGGTGGTGCTACTGCGCTCATTGCCGTAAGCTCTACCGGTAAAATTCCGGAATTGGGATATTGGTATGTAATTTCCCCTGTTCTTTCGGGATGTATCATTCTGCTGCTTGTAGCTTTGTTTTTTAATAATATTACTCCTAACAGAAGTTATCCTACCCACAGCAGGTTCATGAGGCTGTTAAGAAAAAGACATGCACATCCCCACAAAATAAAAAAATAA
- a CDS encoding TIGR01777 family oxidoreductase, whose amino-acid sequence MKEVVLITGASGMIAKELAKKIGKEYEIRFLTRKKEHDHEYEWDIRKGNIDETALENVSHIIHLAGANISEKRWTPERKRELISSRVDSAELLRTALRKNKLKLKSFISASGINFYGTETSEKIYTESDPPGNDFLSEVVVLWERAADDFKEQDLAERVVKIRTAVVLSEKDGALKKMIPPIQYYIGSPLGSGQQYMPWIHVEDICSIYELALKSSAMNGAYNAVSPQHATNKDITKKIAKILKKPLFMPNVPGFVLKLIFGELATAILEGSRASSQKIQNAEFHFKFPDLNEALENLLKKQ is encoded by the coding sequence ATGAAAGAAGTTGTTCTGATCACCGGAGCCAGTGGTATGATCGCCAAAGAACTGGCCAAAAAGATAGGCAAAGAATATGAAATCAGATTTCTGACCCGAAAAAAAGAACATGATCATGAATATGAATGGGATATCAGAAAAGGAAATATAGATGAGACAGCTTTGGAAAATGTTTCTCACATTATTCATCTTGCTGGTGCCAACATTTCAGAAAAGCGCTGGACACCTGAAAGAAAAAGAGAATTGATCTCGAGCCGTGTTGATTCAGCGGAATTACTTCGAACTGCTTTAAGAAAAAATAAACTCAAGCTTAAGTCTTTTATTTCAGCTTCAGGAATTAATTTTTATGGTACTGAAACTTCGGAAAAGATTTACACTGAAAGTGATCCTCCCGGCAATGATTTTTTAAGTGAAGTTGTGGTTTTATGGGAAAGGGCTGCAGATGATTTCAAAGAACAGGATCTGGCAGAAAGAGTGGTTAAAATACGAACGGCTGTTGTACTTTCCGAAAAAGACGGGGCCTTAAAGAAAATGATACCTCCTATTCAATATTATATAGGATCGCCTTTAGGAAGTGGCCAGCAATATATGCCATGGATTCATGTTGAAGATATTTGTTCTATTTATGAGCTAGCTTTAAAAAGCTCAGCAATGAATGGAGCTTATAATGCTGTTTCTCCCCAACATGCCACTAATAAAGATATTACAAAAAAGATTGCCAAAATACTTAAAAAACCTTTATTCATGCCCAATGTTCCAGGATTTGTATTAAAACTAATCTTCGGAGAACTAGCTACGGCTATACTGGAAGGTTCCAGAGCTTCTTCACAGAAAATCCAGAATGCCGAATTTCATTTTAAGTTTCCGGACCTGAATGAGGCTTTAGAAAATCTATTAAAGAAGCAATAA
- a CDS encoding Crp/Fnr family transcriptional regulator, which produces MGKEILILKNISRHISLTNQEQSYFLSLLKEKKVTKKELILQQQQVCKEINFVQTGILRAFHIDTTGKESTIMFAVPDWWITDMYCFINKKPAMLNIEALEESCILQLQKDHLDELYHQIPKFERFFRIMMQNAYIREQLRTIENFSLPAEERYYNFLQKYPEAVKRIKQKQIASYLGITPEFLSLIKSKQKNNFS; this is translated from the coding sequence ATGGGGAAAGAAATTTTAATTCTAAAAAACATTTCCAGGCATATTTCGCTCACCAATCAGGAGCAGTCTTATTTTCTGTCTCTGTTAAAAGAAAAAAAGGTAACCAAGAAAGAATTGATTTTGCAACAGCAGCAAGTCTGTAAAGAGATCAATTTTGTTCAGACAGGAATTTTGAGAGCTTTTCATATAGATACTACAGGAAAAGAATCTACAATCATGTTTGCTGTTCCAGACTGGTGGATCACGGATATGTATTGTTTTATCAATAAGAAACCTGCGATGCTGAATATTGAAGCATTAGAAGAAAGCTGTATTTTGCAGCTTCAAAAAGATCATCTGGATGAACTTTATCACCAGATACCGAAATTTGAACGCTTTTTCCGGATCATGATGCAAAACGCCTACATCAGAGAACAGCTCCGGACGATTGAAAATTTTTCTTTACCGGCAGAAGAACGCTATTATAATTTTCTTCAGAAATATCCTGAAGCGGTAAAGCGTATCAAACAAAAGCAAATTGCTTCTTATTTAGGGATCACTCCCGAATTTTTAAGCCTTATAAAATCCAAACAAAAAAACAATTTCTCTTAA
- a CDS encoding DUF4406 domain-containing protein, which yields MFILIAGPYRSGTNDDPQLIQQNLHNLEAVALPIFRKGHIPIIGEWVALPLIHLAGSTQIGDEAWHEIQYPVAHALLEKCDAVLRIEGASKGADEDVRIAKERGLTIYYNIEDIPYAKS from the coding sequence ATGTTTATACTTATTGCAGGTCCTTACCGCAGCGGAACGAACGATGATCCACAGCTTATCCAGCAGAATCTTCACAATCTTGAAGCTGTGGCACTTCCTATTTTCAGAAAGGGACACATTCCTATTATCGGAGAATGGGTTGCGCTGCCATTGATCCATCTTGCCGGTTCTACCCAAATAGGTGATGAAGCCTGGCATGAAATACAGTATCCGGTAGCTCATGCCCTTCTTGAAAAATGTGATGCAGTGCTTCGTATAGAAGGAGCTTCAAAAGGAGCTGATGAAGATGTAAGAATAGCCAAAGAAAGAGGTCTGACCATTTATTATAACATAGAAGATATTCCTTATGCAAAATCCTGA
- the nudK gene encoding GDP-mannose pyrophosphatase NudK — MQNPDITILHTEVLSDNWYTLNKVTYSVLKKDRTTETQSREAYDRGNGAVILLYNKLSDTVILTRQFRLPTYINGNETGMLIEACAGLLDNDNPEDCIKRETEEETGYKISKVEKVFEAYMSPGSVTEILHFFIAEYSNEMKITDGGGLEEEGENIEVLELPFEESLTMIDTGEVKDAKTIMLLQHLRMKGIM, encoded by the coding sequence ATGCAAAATCCTGATATAACCATCCTTCACACAGAAGTCCTTTCAGACAACTGGTATACTTTAAACAAAGTCACCTATTCTGTTTTAAAAAAGGACAGAACTACAGAAACTCAGAGCAGAGAGGCTTACGACCGTGGAAACGGAGCGGTTATTCTTCTTTACAACAAACTTTCAGACACGGTTATTCTAACCAGACAATTTCGGCTGCCGACTTATATCAATGGCAATGAAACAGGAATGCTTATTGAAGCCTGTGCAGGGCTTTTGGATAATGACAACCCGGAAGATTGTATAAAACGGGAAACAGAAGAAGAAACGGGGTATAAAATTTCCAAAGTTGAAAAGGTATTTGAAGCTTATATGTCTCCCGGATCTGTTACGGAAATCCTTCATTTTTTTATTGCAGAATATTCAAATGAAATGAAAATAACGGACGGTGGCGGACTGGAAGAGGAAGGTGAAAATATAGAGGTTCTGGAATTACCTTTTGAGGAAAGTCTTACTATGATTGATACCGGGGAAGTTAAAGATGCCAAAACGATTATGCTTTTGCAGCACCTACGGATGAAAGGGATCATGTAG
- a CDS encoding DUF2306 domain-containing protein has product MLGIKIIKVIAVFSVLIFSILMLKTISQYTSFDKNIGFLAFKQQVVGNPYWMTFFYIHIFSITLCLLAGLTQFSNRFLAENRDLHKIIGKIYIYNILIINVPACFVLGLFSNGGLIGITGFLIQDVLWAYFTVAAVLSIKKGNIIRHSNYMMLSYAVTTTAITFRIIKNFLYNETQHDYQLFYGLNVWAALLINLCIAYVMIRKNTGLPGKINGRKKNTKTEK; this is encoded by the coding sequence ATGTTGGGAATAAAAATCATTAAAGTAATAGCTGTATTTTCAGTTTTGATCTTCAGTATTCTAATGCTGAAAACGATTTCCCAATATACATCATTTGATAAAAATATCGGATTTCTGGCCTTTAAGCAGCAGGTAGTTGGCAATCCGTACTGGATGACTTTTTTCTACATTCATATTTTTTCTATAACGCTTTGTCTTCTGGCTGGCCTTACGCAATTTTCTAATCGGTTTTTAGCGGAAAACAGAGACCTTCATAAGATCATTGGGAAAATATATATTTACAATATTTTGATCATCAATGTTCCGGCATGCTTTGTACTGGGATTGTTTTCAAATGGAGGTCTTATCGGAATTACAGGATTTCTGATTCAGGATGTTCTTTGGGCCTATTTCACTGTTGCTGCTGTACTTTCTATTAAAAAAGGAAATATTATCAGGCATAGCAATTATATGATGTTAAGCTATGCAGTAACCACAACAGCAATTACTTTCAGAATCATTAAAAATTTTTTGTATAATGAAACCCAGCATGATTACCAGCTTTTTTACGGACTGAATGTATGGGCTGCCCTTTTGATCAACCTTTGTATTGCTTATGTAATGATCAGAAAAAATACAGGATTACCTGGAAAAATCAACGGTAGAAAAAAAAATACAAAGACTGAGAAATGA
- a CDS encoding VOC family protein, whose translation MEIKNLDHLVLTVADIDKTIAFYTYVMGFEAVVFGENRKALIFGNQKINLHQKGHEFEPKAQTPTCGSADLCFIAQTDIHGVMEELKLKNIKIIEGIVDRTGATGKIKSVYFRDPDQNLIEVSNYH comes from the coding sequence ATGGAAATTAAAAACCTTGACCATCTTGTTTTAACTGTGGCAGACATTGATAAAACGATTGCATTCTATACATATGTCATGGGATTTGAGGCAGTCGTTTTTGGAGAAAACAGAAAGGCACTCATCTTTGGAAATCAAAAGATAAATCTGCATCAGAAAGGACATGAATTTGAACCTAAAGCACAGACTCCAACCTGTGGTTCTGCTGATCTTTGCTTTATTGCACAGACAGATATTCATGGGGTGATGGAAGAACTAAAGCTGAAAAATATAAAAATCATTGAAGGCATTGTAGACAGAACCGGAGCTACTGGTAAAATAAAATCGGTTTATTTCCGTGATCCGGATCAAAATCTTATTGAAGTGAGCAATTATCATTAA